A single Meles meles chromosome 20, mMelMel3.1 paternal haplotype, whole genome shotgun sequence DNA region contains:
- the LOC123932452 gene encoding voltage-dependent calcium channel beta subunit-associated regulatory protein isoform X3, translated as MQPTPTMATAASTAASVALTSRWENATGSPTAEPDPILDNYVLLVVVMSLFVGGTLVALSGVLLVCRRCWEAHPRFNRATEEAEKTTTTYLDNGAHPAQDPDFRGEDPEGQDAETERFLSTSSTGRRVSFNEAALFEQSRKSQDKGRRYTLTEGDFHHLKNARLTHLHLPPLKIVTIHECDLGEASAATPPHAAAPKANLAIFQLEPGTRSSKPAGPGPATGHREAGRGEAGPGSGAGPVLQFFTRLRRHASLDGASPYFKVKKWKLDPSQRASSLDTRGSPKRHQFQRQRAASESTEQEEGDTPHVDFIQYIASAGAAVAFPPPRPFLAGPASPSPTLGRLVAAEEVGAAGGASPESPPEASGGVGPEQLQQQESDGERDSGPEQAQTSYRDIWSLRASLELHAAAASDHSSSGNDRDSVRSGDSSGSGSGTTAPAFPPPSPPPTPRSADGEAGGPRKLLQMDSGYASIEGRGAGDDGLPSASEKRSSFTSAGRTATVGSSFEGALAPTEAPSRPRSPRAWPRRAPRRDYSIDEKTDALFHEFLRHDPHFDDALPCTARHRARAHPHPHARKQWQQRGRQHSDPGARAATPAPPAPPFRPDPRPPRAPLRRGDSVDCPSEGRAGEDPAAPAIPVIEEEPGGGCPGSGLCVGPPGTLLDKLAAGLDDRLFPPRLAQPIAAAPALAAAAPPALAAAAPTSPDHSPA; from the exons ATGCAGCCCACGCCCACCATGGCCACGGCCGCCAGCACCGCTGCCTCTGTCGCCCTGACCTCCAGGTGGGAGAACGCCACCGGCAGCCCCACC GCGGAGCCTGACCCCATCCTGGACAACTACGTGCTGCTGGTGGTGGTCATGTCGCTCTTCGTTGGCGGCACGCTGGTGGCGCTGTCCGGCGTGCTGCTCGTGTGCAGGCGCTGCTGGGAGGCTCACCCGCGTTTCAACAG AGCGACGGAGGAAGCGGAGAAGACCACCACCACCTACCTGGACAACGGCGCTCACCCGGCCCAAG ACCCCGACTTCAGGGGGGAGGACCCGGAGGGCCAGGACGCGGAGACGGAGCGCTTCCTGTCCACCAGCTCCACCGGCCGCCGGGTGTCCTTCAACGAGGCTGCCCTGTTTGAGCAGAGCCGGAAGTCGCAGGATAAGGGCCGCAG GTACACCCTGACGGAGGGGGACTTCCACCACCTGAAGAATGCCCGCCTCACCCACCTGCACCTGCCGCCCCTCAAGATCGTCACAATCCATGAGTGCGACCTGGGCGAAGCCAGCGCTGCCACTCCTCCCCATGCCGCCGCCCCCAAGGCCAACCTCGCCATCTTCCAG TTGGAGCCAGGCACCAGGAGCAGCAAACCTGCCGGGCCAGGGCCCGCAACGGGGCACAGGGAGGCCGGGCGCGGGGAGGCAGGCCCTGGCTCTGGGGCCGGACCCGTCCTGCAGTTCTTTACTCGGCTGCGACGCCACGCCAGCCTGGACGGGGCCAGCCCCTACTTCAAGGTCAAGAAATGGAAGCTGGACCCCAGCCAACGGGCATCCAGTCTGGACACTAGAG GCTCCCCCAAGCGGCACCAGTTCCAGCGGCAGCGGGCAGCCAGCGAGAgcacagagcaggaggagggggacaccCCCCACGTGGATTTCATCCAATACATTGCCAGCGCCGGCGCCGCTGTGGCCttcccgcccccccgcccctttCTGGCCGGCCCCgccagcccatcccccaccctcggCAG GCTAGTGGCGGCCGAGGAGGTGGGCGCCGCGGGAGGAGCGAGCCCCGAGTCTCCCCCAGAGGCTAGCGGCGGCGTGGGGCCCGAGCAGCTGCAGCAGCAGGAGTCCGATGGCGAGCGGGACTCGGGGCCGGAGCAGGCGCAGACCAGCTACCGGGATATCTGGAGCCTGCGCGCCTCCCTCGAGTTGCACGCCGCGGCCGCCTCGGACCACAGCAGCAGTGGCAACGACCGCGACTCGGTGCGCAGCGGCGACAGCTCGGGCTCGGGCTCCGGGACCACCGCGCCCGCCTTCCCGCCGCCCTCGCCGCCGCCCACACCACGGTCCGCGGACGGCGAGGCGGGAGGTCCGCGGAAGCTGCTCCAGATGGACAGCGGCTACGCCAGCATCGAGGGCCGCGGCGCGGGCGACGACGGGCTGCCCAGCGCGTCCGAGAAGCGCTCTTCCTTCACCAGCGCCGGCCGCACGGCCACGGTGGGCAGCAGCTTCGAGGGGGCGCTGGCGCCCACGGAGGCGCCCTCCCGGCCCCGCAGCCCCCGCGCCTGGCCCCGCCGCGCCCCGCGCCGCGACTACAGCATCGACGAGAAGACGGACGCGCTCTTCCACGAGTTCCTGCGCCACGACCCGCACTTCGACGACGCGCTGCCCTGCACCGCCCGCCACCGCGCGCGCGCGCACCCGCACCCGCACGCGCGCAAGCAGTGGCAGCAGCGCGGCCGGCAGCACAGCGACCCCGGCGCGCGCGCCGCCACGCCCGCCCCGCCCGCGCCCCCGTTCCGCCCCGACCCCCGGCCCCCACGCGCGCCTCTGCGCCGCGGCGACAGCGTCGACTGCCCGTCCGAGGGCCGCGCGGGCGAGGACCCCGCGGCGCCCGCCATCCCGGTCATCGAGGAGGAGCCCGGCGGCGGCTGCCCCGGCTCGGGCCTGTGCGTCGGGCCCCCGGGGACGCTGCTGGACAAGCTGGCGGCCGGCCTGGACGACAGACTCTTCCCGCCGCGCCTCGCCCAGCCCATCGCCGCGGCTCCCGCGCTGGCCGCCGCCGCGCCTCCCGCGCTGGCCGCCGCCGCGCCGACGTCTCCCGACCACAGCCCGGCCTAA
- the LOC123932452 gene encoding voltage-dependent calcium channel beta subunit-associated regulatory protein isoform X2: protein MQPTPTMATAASTAASVALTSRWENATGSPTAEPDPILDNYVLLVVVMSLFVGGTLVALSGVLLVCRRCWEAHPRFNRATEEAEKTTTTYLDNGAHPAQDPDFRGEDPEGQDAETERFLSTSSTGRRVSFNEAALFEQSRKSQDKGRRYTLTEGDFHHLKNARLTHLHLPPLKIVTIHECDLGEASAATPPHAAAPKANLAIFQPPGKALTGRSVGPSSALPGDPYNSAVGPADFEISPLASSDSGEGTWLEPGTRSSKPAGPGPATGHREAGRGEAGPGSGAGPVLQFFTRLRRHASLDGASPYFKVKKWKLDPSQRASSLDTRGSPKRHQFQRQRAASESTEQEEGDTPHVDFIQYIASAGAAVAFPPPRPFLAGPASPSPTLGRLVAAEEVGAAGGASPESPPEASGGVGPEQLQQQESDGERDSGPEQAQTSYRDIWSLRASLELHAAAASDHSSSGNDRDSVRSGDSSGSGSGTTAPAFPPPSPPPTPRSADGEAGGPRKLLQMDSGYASIEGRGAGDDGLPSASEKRSSFTSAGRTATVGSSFEGALAPTEAPSRPRSPRAWPRRAPRRDYSIDEKTDALFHEFLRHDPHFDDALPCTARHRARAHPHPHARKQWQQRGRQHSDPGARAATPAPPAPPFRPDPRPPRAPLRRGDSVDCPSEGRAGEDPAAPAIPVIEEEPGGGCPGSGLCVGPPGTLLDKLAAGLDDRLFPPRLAQPIAAAPALAAAAPPALAAAAPTSPDHSPA from the exons ATGCAGCCCACGCCCACCATGGCCACGGCCGCCAGCACCGCTGCCTCTGTCGCCCTGACCTCCAGGTGGGAGAACGCCACCGGCAGCCCCACC GCGGAGCCTGACCCCATCCTGGACAACTACGTGCTGCTGGTGGTGGTCATGTCGCTCTTCGTTGGCGGCACGCTGGTGGCGCTGTCCGGCGTGCTGCTCGTGTGCAGGCGCTGCTGGGAGGCTCACCCGCGTTTCAACAG AGCGACGGAGGAAGCGGAGAAGACCACCACCACCTACCTGGACAACGGCGCTCACCCGGCCCAAG ACCCCGACTTCAGGGGGGAGGACCCGGAGGGCCAGGACGCGGAGACGGAGCGCTTCCTGTCCACCAGCTCCACCGGCCGCCGGGTGTCCTTCAACGAGGCTGCCCTGTTTGAGCAGAGCCGGAAGTCGCAGGATAAGGGCCGCAG GTACACCCTGACGGAGGGGGACTTCCACCACCTGAAGAATGCCCGCCTCACCCACCTGCACCTGCCGCCCCTCAAGATCGTCACAATCCATGAGTGCGACCTGGGCGAAGCCAGCGCTGCCACTCCTCCCCATGCCGCCGCCCCCAAGGCCAACCTCGCCATCTTCCAG CCCCCGGGGAAGGCCCTCACCGGCCGCTCCGTGGGCCCCAGCTCCGCCCTGCCAGGTGACCCCTACAACTCAGCCGTGGGCCCTGCTGACTTCGAGATCAGCCCCTTGGCATCCAGCGACTCCGGGGAAGGCACCTGG TTGGAGCCAGGCACCAGGAGCAGCAAACCTGCCGGGCCAGGGCCCGCAACGGGGCACAGGGAGGCCGGGCGCGGGGAGGCAGGCCCTGGCTCTGGGGCCGGACCCGTCCTGCAGTTCTTTACTCGGCTGCGACGCCACGCCAGCCTGGACGGGGCCAGCCCCTACTTCAAGGTCAAGAAATGGAAGCTGGACCCCAGCCAACGGGCATCCAGTCTGGACACTAGAG GCTCCCCCAAGCGGCACCAGTTCCAGCGGCAGCGGGCAGCCAGCGAGAgcacagagcaggaggagggggacaccCCCCACGTGGATTTCATCCAATACATTGCCAGCGCCGGCGCCGCTGTGGCCttcccgcccccccgcccctttCTGGCCGGCCCCgccagcccatcccccaccctcggCAG GCTAGTGGCGGCCGAGGAGGTGGGCGCCGCGGGAGGAGCGAGCCCCGAGTCTCCCCCAGAGGCTAGCGGCGGCGTGGGGCCCGAGCAGCTGCAGCAGCAGGAGTCCGATGGCGAGCGGGACTCGGGGCCGGAGCAGGCGCAGACCAGCTACCGGGATATCTGGAGCCTGCGCGCCTCCCTCGAGTTGCACGCCGCGGCCGCCTCGGACCACAGCAGCAGTGGCAACGACCGCGACTCGGTGCGCAGCGGCGACAGCTCGGGCTCGGGCTCCGGGACCACCGCGCCCGCCTTCCCGCCGCCCTCGCCGCCGCCCACACCACGGTCCGCGGACGGCGAGGCGGGAGGTCCGCGGAAGCTGCTCCAGATGGACAGCGGCTACGCCAGCATCGAGGGCCGCGGCGCGGGCGACGACGGGCTGCCCAGCGCGTCCGAGAAGCGCTCTTCCTTCACCAGCGCCGGCCGCACGGCCACGGTGGGCAGCAGCTTCGAGGGGGCGCTGGCGCCCACGGAGGCGCCCTCCCGGCCCCGCAGCCCCCGCGCCTGGCCCCGCCGCGCCCCGCGCCGCGACTACAGCATCGACGAGAAGACGGACGCGCTCTTCCACGAGTTCCTGCGCCACGACCCGCACTTCGACGACGCGCTGCCCTGCACCGCCCGCCACCGCGCGCGCGCGCACCCGCACCCGCACGCGCGCAAGCAGTGGCAGCAGCGCGGCCGGCAGCACAGCGACCCCGGCGCGCGCGCCGCCACGCCCGCCCCGCCCGCGCCCCCGTTCCGCCCCGACCCCCGGCCCCCACGCGCGCCTCTGCGCCGCGGCGACAGCGTCGACTGCCCGTCCGAGGGCCGCGCGGGCGAGGACCCCGCGGCGCCCGCCATCCCGGTCATCGAGGAGGAGCCCGGCGGCGGCTGCCCCGGCTCGGGCCTGTGCGTCGGGCCCCCGGGGACGCTGCTGGACAAGCTGGCGGCCGGCCTGGACGACAGACTCTTCCCGCCGCGCCTCGCCCAGCCCATCGCCGCGGCTCCCGCGCTGGCCGCCGCCGCGCCTCCCGCGCTGGCCGCCGCCGCGCCGACGTCTCCCGACCACAGCCCGGCCTAA
- the ATP5F1D gene encoding ATP synthase subunit delta, mitochondrial translates to MLPAALLRRPGLRSLARQARAYAEAAAAPAPAAGPGQMSFTFASPTQVFFNGANVRQVDVPTQTGAFGILAAHVPTLQVLRPGLVVVHAEDGTTSKYFVSSGSVTVNADSSVQLLAEEAVTLDMLDVGAAKVNLEKAQAELSGAADEASRAEIQIRIEANEALVKALE, encoded by the exons ATGCTCCCCGCCGCCCTCCTCCGCCGTCCGGGCCTGCGTTCCCTCGCACGCCAGGCCCGCGCCTACGCCGAGGCCGCCGCTGCTCCGGCCCCGGCTGCGGGCCCGGGACAGATGTCCTTCACCTTCGCCTCACCGACGCAG GTGTTTTTCAACGGGGCCAACGTCCGGCAGGTGGACGTCCCCACGCAGACGGGAGCCTTTGGCATCCTCGCGGCCCATGTGCCCACCCTGCAGGTCCTGCGGCCGGGGCTGGTGGTCGTCCACGCTGAGGACGGCACCACGTCCAAATACTTTG TGAGCAGCGGCTCCGTCACCGTGAACGCGGATTCCTCCGTGCAGTTGCTGGCCGAAGAGGCCGTGACGCTGGACATGCTCGACGTGGGG GCAGCCAAGGTGAACTTGGAGAAGGCACAGGCGGAGCTGTCGGGGGCGGCGGACGAGGCCTCCAGGGCTGAGATCCAGATCCGCATCGAGGCCAACGAGGCCCTGGTGAAGGCTCTCGAGTAG
- the LOC123932452 gene encoding voltage-dependent calcium channel beta subunit-associated regulatory protein isoform X4, with protein MYPDFRGEDPEGQDAETERFLSTSSTGRRVSFNEAALFEQSRKSQDKGRRYTLTEGDFHHLKNARLTHLHLPPLKIVTIHECDLGEASAATPPHAAAPKANLAIFQPPGKALTGRSVGPSSALPGDPYNSAVGPADFEISPLASSDSGEGTWVRAPERPLPSLPHSRTELEPGTRSSKPAGPGPATGHREAGRGEAGPGSGAGPVLQFFTRLRRHASLDGASPYFKVKKWKLDPSQRASSLDTRGSPKRHQFQRQRAASESTEQEEGDTPHVDFIQYIASAGAAVAFPPPRPFLAGPASPSPTLGRLVAAEEVGAAGGASPESPPEASGGVGPEQLQQQESDGERDSGPEQAQTSYRDIWSLRASLELHAAAASDHSSSGNDRDSVRSGDSSGSGSGTTAPAFPPPSPPPTPRSADGEAGGPRKLLQMDSGYASIEGRGAGDDGLPSASEKRSSFTSAGRTATVGSSFEGALAPTEAPSRPRSPRAWPRRAPRRDYSIDEKTDALFHEFLRHDPHFDDALPCTARHRARAHPHPHARKQWQQRGRQHSDPGARAATPAPPAPPFRPDPRPPRAPLRRGDSVDCPSEGRAGEDPAAPAIPVIEEEPGGGCPGSGLCVGPPGTLLDKLAAGLDDRLFPPRLAQPIAAAPALAAAAPPALAAAAPTSPDHSPA; from the exons ATGT ACCCCGACTTCAGGGGGGAGGACCCGGAGGGCCAGGACGCGGAGACGGAGCGCTTCCTGTCCACCAGCTCCACCGGCCGCCGGGTGTCCTTCAACGAGGCTGCCCTGTTTGAGCAGAGCCGGAAGTCGCAGGATAAGGGCCGCAG GTACACCCTGACGGAGGGGGACTTCCACCACCTGAAGAATGCCCGCCTCACCCACCTGCACCTGCCGCCCCTCAAGATCGTCACAATCCATGAGTGCGACCTGGGCGAAGCCAGCGCTGCCACTCCTCCCCATGCCGCCGCCCCCAAGGCCAACCTCGCCATCTTCCAG CCCCCGGGGAAGGCCCTCACCGGCCGCTCCGTGGGCCCCAGCTCCGCCCTGCCAGGTGACCCCTACAACTCAGCCGTGGGCCCTGCTGACTTCGAGATCAGCCCCTTGGCATCCAGCGACTCCGGGGAAGGCACCTGGGTGAGGGCCCCCGagcggcccctcccctccctgccccactccagGACAGAG TTGGAGCCAGGCACCAGGAGCAGCAAACCTGCCGGGCCAGGGCCCGCAACGGGGCACAGGGAGGCCGGGCGCGGGGAGGCAGGCCCTGGCTCTGGGGCCGGACCCGTCCTGCAGTTCTTTACTCGGCTGCGACGCCACGCCAGCCTGGACGGGGCCAGCCCCTACTTCAAGGTCAAGAAATGGAAGCTGGACCCCAGCCAACGGGCATCCAGTCTGGACACTAGAG GCTCCCCCAAGCGGCACCAGTTCCAGCGGCAGCGGGCAGCCAGCGAGAgcacagagcaggaggagggggacaccCCCCACGTGGATTTCATCCAATACATTGCCAGCGCCGGCGCCGCTGTGGCCttcccgcccccccgcccctttCTGGCCGGCCCCgccagcccatcccccaccctcggCAG GCTAGTGGCGGCCGAGGAGGTGGGCGCCGCGGGAGGAGCGAGCCCCGAGTCTCCCCCAGAGGCTAGCGGCGGCGTGGGGCCCGAGCAGCTGCAGCAGCAGGAGTCCGATGGCGAGCGGGACTCGGGGCCGGAGCAGGCGCAGACCAGCTACCGGGATATCTGGAGCCTGCGCGCCTCCCTCGAGTTGCACGCCGCGGCCGCCTCGGACCACAGCAGCAGTGGCAACGACCGCGACTCGGTGCGCAGCGGCGACAGCTCGGGCTCGGGCTCCGGGACCACCGCGCCCGCCTTCCCGCCGCCCTCGCCGCCGCCCACACCACGGTCCGCGGACGGCGAGGCGGGAGGTCCGCGGAAGCTGCTCCAGATGGACAGCGGCTACGCCAGCATCGAGGGCCGCGGCGCGGGCGACGACGGGCTGCCCAGCGCGTCCGAGAAGCGCTCTTCCTTCACCAGCGCCGGCCGCACGGCCACGGTGGGCAGCAGCTTCGAGGGGGCGCTGGCGCCCACGGAGGCGCCCTCCCGGCCCCGCAGCCCCCGCGCCTGGCCCCGCCGCGCCCCGCGCCGCGACTACAGCATCGACGAGAAGACGGACGCGCTCTTCCACGAGTTCCTGCGCCACGACCCGCACTTCGACGACGCGCTGCCCTGCACCGCCCGCCACCGCGCGCGCGCGCACCCGCACCCGCACGCGCGCAAGCAGTGGCAGCAGCGCGGCCGGCAGCACAGCGACCCCGGCGCGCGCGCCGCCACGCCCGCCCCGCCCGCGCCCCCGTTCCGCCCCGACCCCCGGCCCCCACGCGCGCCTCTGCGCCGCGGCGACAGCGTCGACTGCCCGTCCGAGGGCCGCGCGGGCGAGGACCCCGCGGCGCCCGCCATCCCGGTCATCGAGGAGGAGCCCGGCGGCGGCTGCCCCGGCTCGGGCCTGTGCGTCGGGCCCCCGGGGACGCTGCTGGACAAGCTGGCGGCCGGCCTGGACGACAGACTCTTCCCGCCGCGCCTCGCCCAGCCCATCGCCGCGGCTCCCGCGCTGGCCGCCGCCGCGCCTCCCGCGCTGGCCGCCGCCGCGCCGACGTCTCCCGACCACAGCCCGGCCTAA
- the LOC123932452 gene encoding voltage-dependent calcium channel beta subunit-associated regulatory protein isoform X1: MQPTPTMATAASTAASVALTSRWENATGSPTAEPDPILDNYVLLVVVMSLFVGGTLVALSGVLLVCRRCWEAHPRFNRATEEAEKTTTTYLDNGAHPAQDPDFRGEDPEGQDAETERFLSTSSTGRRVSFNEAALFEQSRKSQDKGRRYTLTEGDFHHLKNARLTHLHLPPLKIVTIHECDLGEASAATPPHAAAPKANLAIFQPPGKALTGRSVGPSSALPGDPYNSAVGPADFEISPLASSDSGEGTWVRAPERPLPSLPHSRTELEPGTRSSKPAGPGPATGHREAGRGEAGPGSGAGPVLQFFTRLRRHASLDGASPYFKVKKWKLDPSQRASSLDTRGSPKRHQFQRQRAASESTEQEEGDTPHVDFIQYIASAGAAVAFPPPRPFLAGPASPSPTLGRLVAAEEVGAAGGASPESPPEASGGVGPEQLQQQESDGERDSGPEQAQTSYRDIWSLRASLELHAAAASDHSSSGNDRDSVRSGDSSGSGSGTTAPAFPPPSPPPTPRSADGEAGGPRKLLQMDSGYASIEGRGAGDDGLPSASEKRSSFTSAGRTATVGSSFEGALAPTEAPSRPRSPRAWPRRAPRRDYSIDEKTDALFHEFLRHDPHFDDALPCTARHRARAHPHPHARKQWQQRGRQHSDPGARAATPAPPAPPFRPDPRPPRAPLRRGDSVDCPSEGRAGEDPAAPAIPVIEEEPGGGCPGSGLCVGPPGTLLDKLAAGLDDRLFPPRLAQPIAAAPALAAAAPPALAAAAPTSPDHSPA, encoded by the exons ATGCAGCCCACGCCCACCATGGCCACGGCCGCCAGCACCGCTGCCTCTGTCGCCCTGACCTCCAGGTGGGAGAACGCCACCGGCAGCCCCACC GCGGAGCCTGACCCCATCCTGGACAACTACGTGCTGCTGGTGGTGGTCATGTCGCTCTTCGTTGGCGGCACGCTGGTGGCGCTGTCCGGCGTGCTGCTCGTGTGCAGGCGCTGCTGGGAGGCTCACCCGCGTTTCAACAG AGCGACGGAGGAAGCGGAGAAGACCACCACCACCTACCTGGACAACGGCGCTCACCCGGCCCAAG ACCCCGACTTCAGGGGGGAGGACCCGGAGGGCCAGGACGCGGAGACGGAGCGCTTCCTGTCCACCAGCTCCACCGGCCGCCGGGTGTCCTTCAACGAGGCTGCCCTGTTTGAGCAGAGCCGGAAGTCGCAGGATAAGGGCCGCAG GTACACCCTGACGGAGGGGGACTTCCACCACCTGAAGAATGCCCGCCTCACCCACCTGCACCTGCCGCCCCTCAAGATCGTCACAATCCATGAGTGCGACCTGGGCGAAGCCAGCGCTGCCACTCCTCCCCATGCCGCCGCCCCCAAGGCCAACCTCGCCATCTTCCAG CCCCCGGGGAAGGCCCTCACCGGCCGCTCCGTGGGCCCCAGCTCCGCCCTGCCAGGTGACCCCTACAACTCAGCCGTGGGCCCTGCTGACTTCGAGATCAGCCCCTTGGCATCCAGCGACTCCGGGGAAGGCACCTGGGTGAGGGCCCCCGagcggcccctcccctccctgccccactccagGACAGAG TTGGAGCCAGGCACCAGGAGCAGCAAACCTGCCGGGCCAGGGCCCGCAACGGGGCACAGGGAGGCCGGGCGCGGGGAGGCAGGCCCTGGCTCTGGGGCCGGACCCGTCCTGCAGTTCTTTACTCGGCTGCGACGCCACGCCAGCCTGGACGGGGCCAGCCCCTACTTCAAGGTCAAGAAATGGAAGCTGGACCCCAGCCAACGGGCATCCAGTCTGGACACTAGAG GCTCCCCCAAGCGGCACCAGTTCCAGCGGCAGCGGGCAGCCAGCGAGAgcacagagcaggaggagggggacaccCCCCACGTGGATTTCATCCAATACATTGCCAGCGCCGGCGCCGCTGTGGCCttcccgcccccccgcccctttCTGGCCGGCCCCgccagcccatcccccaccctcggCAG GCTAGTGGCGGCCGAGGAGGTGGGCGCCGCGGGAGGAGCGAGCCCCGAGTCTCCCCCAGAGGCTAGCGGCGGCGTGGGGCCCGAGCAGCTGCAGCAGCAGGAGTCCGATGGCGAGCGGGACTCGGGGCCGGAGCAGGCGCAGACCAGCTACCGGGATATCTGGAGCCTGCGCGCCTCCCTCGAGTTGCACGCCGCGGCCGCCTCGGACCACAGCAGCAGTGGCAACGACCGCGACTCGGTGCGCAGCGGCGACAGCTCGGGCTCGGGCTCCGGGACCACCGCGCCCGCCTTCCCGCCGCCCTCGCCGCCGCCCACACCACGGTCCGCGGACGGCGAGGCGGGAGGTCCGCGGAAGCTGCTCCAGATGGACAGCGGCTACGCCAGCATCGAGGGCCGCGGCGCGGGCGACGACGGGCTGCCCAGCGCGTCCGAGAAGCGCTCTTCCTTCACCAGCGCCGGCCGCACGGCCACGGTGGGCAGCAGCTTCGAGGGGGCGCTGGCGCCCACGGAGGCGCCCTCCCGGCCCCGCAGCCCCCGCGCCTGGCCCCGCCGCGCCCCGCGCCGCGACTACAGCATCGACGAGAAGACGGACGCGCTCTTCCACGAGTTCCTGCGCCACGACCCGCACTTCGACGACGCGCTGCCCTGCACCGCCCGCCACCGCGCGCGCGCGCACCCGCACCCGCACGCGCGCAAGCAGTGGCAGCAGCGCGGCCGGCAGCACAGCGACCCCGGCGCGCGCGCCGCCACGCCCGCCCCGCCCGCGCCCCCGTTCCGCCCCGACCCCCGGCCCCCACGCGCGCCTCTGCGCCGCGGCGACAGCGTCGACTGCCCGTCCGAGGGCCGCGCGGGCGAGGACCCCGCGGCGCCCGCCATCCCGGTCATCGAGGAGGAGCCCGGCGGCGGCTGCCCCGGCTCGGGCCTGTGCGTCGGGCCCCCGGGGACGCTGCTGGACAAGCTGGCGGCCGGCCTGGACGACAGACTCTTCCCGCCGCGCCTCGCCCAGCCCATCGCCGCGGCTCCCGCGCTGGCCGCCGCCGCGCCTCCCGCGCTGGCCGCCGCCGCGCCGACGTCTCCCGACCACAGCCCGGCCTAA